The following proteins come from a genomic window of Maylandia zebra isolate NMK-2024a linkage group LG22, Mzebra_GT3a, whole genome shotgun sequence:
- the mrps21 gene encoding small ribosomal subunit protein bS21m, with translation MARHLRFISRTVMVQNGDVDAAYKTLNRILTQDGIVDTVKRKRYYEKPCRERQRKNFENCRRIYHTEMARKIAFISRTNREDPWLGC, from the exons ATGGCGAGACACCTTCGATTCATTTCCCGGACGGTGATGGTCCAAAACGGGGATGTGGATGCCGCGTACAAGACTTTAAACAG GATTCTGACTCAGGATGGCATTGTTGACACAGTGAAGCGCAAACGATACTACGAGAAGCCCTGCCGAGAACGACAGCGGAAGAACTTTGAGAACTGCAGGCGTATATACCACACGGAGATGGCCAGAAAAATTGCCTTTATCTCCAGGACAAACAGAGAAGATCCCTGGCTCGGCTGCTAG
- the scamp3 gene encoding secretory carrier-associated membrane protein 3, whose amino-acid sequence MSKYTSFPEPMEDQNPFQDPAVTQHSSNTGYATLDLYNPFDNTTAPPPPYEATPPSAPAPSPPVQTPPSRTTPTEPRNYGSYNSQPVVNAATAELMKKQEELEKKAQELERRERELAAHSVGPGASRQNNWPPLPSFCPVGPCFYQDINVEISQRFQRTVTIMYYFWLFCTGTLVFNLISSLALFCINQSGGVGVGLGLAILWVLLFTPCSFICWYRPMYKAFRSDSSFNFFAFFFVFFAQVIVFIIMTIGIPGWGFSGWIVSLSALSPHIGVGVIMMINAALFTAETVMGVIMLKRIHSLYRQTDASFQKAQAEFATGVMSNQAVRQATANAAANAAQGAFTAPR is encoded by the exons ATGTCAAAATACACGAGCTTCCCAGAACCGATGGAGGACCAAAACCCTTTCCAG GACCCTGCAGTGACTCAACACAGCAGCAACACAGGATATGCCACACTGGACCTTTACAACCCATTTGATAATACAACTGCG CCTCCTCCACCATATGAAGCCACTCCTCCATCTGCACCTGCTCCATCTCCACCTGTGCAGACCCCGCCTAGCAGGACAACACCTACCGAGCCTCGCAACTATGGCTCCTACAACTCCCAG CCTGTTGTGAATGCTGCCACAGCAGAGCTGATgaagaagcaggaggagctggagaaGAAAGCCCAGGAGCTGGAGAGGAGAGAGCGGGAGCTTGCGGCACACAGCGTTGGACCAGGAGCCT cccgGCAGAATAACTGGCCCCCGCTGCCTTCCTTCTGCCCTGTGGGTCCCTGCTTCTATCAGGACATCAATGTGGAGATCAGCCAGCGGTTCCAGCGCACGGTCACCATCATGTACTACTTCTGGTTGT TCTGCACAGGCACGCTGGTCTTCAACCTGATCTCTTCCCTGGCCCTGTTCTGCATCAACCAGTCCGGTGGTGTTGGTGTTGGTCTCGGCCTCGCCATCCTGTGGGTCCTACTTTTCACTCCCTGCTCCTTTATCTGCTGGTATCGACCCATGTACAAAGCCTTCAG GAGTGACAGCTCTTTCAACTTCTTTGCTTTCTTCTTCGTTTTCTTTGCCCAAGTGATCGTCTTTATCATCATGACCATCGGCATCCCTGGATGGGGGTTCAG TGGTTGGATTGTGAGCCTTTCAGCTCTGAGCCCCCACATCGGTGTCGGTGTGATCATGATGATCAATGCCGCTCTCTTTACTGCAGAAACCGTTATGGGGGTCATCATGCTGAAAAGG ATCCACAGTCTGTACAGGCAAACCGATGCCAGCTTTCAGAAGGCCCAGGCTGAGTTCGCCACTGGAGTCATGTCCAATCAGGCGGTACGCCAGGCTACTGCCAACGCCGCTGCCAACGCTGCCCAGGGGGCCTTCACCGCTCCTCGATAG
- the crabp2b gene encoding cellular retinoic acid-binding protein 2b, with product MENKVTDFSGKWKMKSSENFEELLRALGVNVFLRKIAVAAASSPAVEITQQEETLSIKTSTSVRTTNVSFTVGQSFSETTVDGRPCTSFPKWETDRKISCEQTLQKGDGPKTAWTRELTNDGELVLTMTAGDVVCTRVYERE from the exons ATGGAGAATAAAGTCACCGATTTCTctggaaaatggaaaatgaaGTCTTCGGAAAACTTCGAGGAACTTTTGAGAGCGCTTG GTGTCAACGTGTTCTTGAGGAAGATTGCAGTGGCAGCGGCGTCCAGCCCGGCAGTGGAAATCACCCAGCAGGAAGAGACTCTGTCCATCAAGACATCCACCAGCGTCCGCACCACCAATGTCTCCTTCACCGTGGGTCAATCTTTCAGCGAGACCACGGTGGATGGACGTCCCTGCACG AGTTTTCCTAAGTGGGAAACAGACAGAAAGATCAGCTGCGAACAGACTTTACAGAAAGGCGATGGGCCGAAGACAGCGTGGACCCGAGAGCTGACCAATGATGGAGAGCTCGTACTG aCAATGACTGCTGGAGATGTTGTCTGCACCAGAGTTTATGAGAGAGaatga